Proteins encoded together in one Musa acuminata AAA Group cultivar baxijiao chromosome BXJ3-6, Cavendish_Baxijiao_AAA, whole genome shotgun sequence window:
- the LOC103989827 gene encoding probable E3 ubiquitin-protein ligase RHA4A, with amino-acid sequence MATMETTPLHGQADWVLRAYQTHGTPAWAPVVIKLGYTVMHILGGQVVEEPPRAYHTFLFTLGNFLHQASRRQAISTVLLTAGVYGYDICFAEQLERQLVAFCNYPVETALNSGNGFDMVVDVLLAHFPIDEEPSSDVEGVGENGDFGGIPASTDAVKELAVVKYERGGDVREESCIICFEEFDEGVEVTRMPCKHAFHGGCLTRWLESSHVCPLCRHAIPASADP; translated from the coding sequence ATGGCGACGATGGAGACGACTCCTCTCCATGGCCAGGCCGATTGGGTTCTCAGGGCCTATCAAACTCATGGGACGCCGGCATGGGCTCCGGTGGTGATCAAACTCGGCTACACCGTGATGCACATTCTTGGAGGTCAAGTCGTGGAGGAACCGCCCCGTGCCTACCACACCTTTCTCTTCACTCTCGGCAACTTCCTCCACCAAGCATCTCGCCGCCAGGCGATCTCGACCGTTCTCTTAACCGCCGGCGTCTATGGTTATGACATCTGCTTCGCCGAGCAGTTGGAGAGACAACTCGTTGCCTTCTGCAATTATCCAGTCGAGACGGCTTTGAACTCGGGCAACGGGTTCGACATGGTCGTGGACGTACTTTTGGCCCACTTCCCGATCGATGAGGAACCTTCTTCGGACGTCGAAGGCGTCGGCGAGAACGGGGATTTCGGCGGCATCCCGGCGTCGACGGATGCGGTGAAGGAGCTGGCGGTGGTGAAGTACGAGCGTGGAGGAGATGTCAGAGAGGAGAGTTGCATCATCTGCTTCGAGGAGTTCGACGAGGGCGTGGAGGTGACGCGGATGCCATGCAAGCACGCCTTCCATGGCGGCTGTCTCACTCGATGGTTGGAGAGCAGCCATGTGTGTCCTCTCTGCAGACACGCCATACCTGCTTCTGCTGATCCCTGA
- the LOC108953095 gene encoding probable E3 ubiquitin-protein ligase RHA4A: protein MVGIKPSSFTRLKCDKKAIATMETTPVHGHADWVLRAYQTQGTPASAPVVIKLGYTVMHIVEGRVVEEPPRAYHTFVFTLGDFLHQTSRRRAISTVLLRAGVYGYDICFAGWMERQLVAYCNDLVETAFNSGNGIEMIVDVPLAHFPSDEETSSDVEGVGEDGDFGGIPASTDAVKELAVVKYERGGDVREESCIICFEEFDEGVEVTRMPCKHAFHGGCLTRWLESSHVCPLCRHAIPASADP from the coding sequence ATGGTAGGAATTAAGCCGAGTTCATTCACACGGTTGAAGTGCGACAAGAAGGCGATTGCGACGATGGAGACGACTCCTGTCCATGGCCATGCCGATTGGGTTCTCAGGGCCTATCAAACTCAGGGGACGCCGGCATCGGCTCCGGTGGTGATCAAACTCGGCTATACCGTGATGCACATTGTCGAAGGTCGAGTCGTGGAGGAACCTCCCCGTGCCTACCACACCTTTGTCTTCACTCTCGGCGACTTCCTCCACCAAACATCTCGCCGCCGGGCGATCTCGACCGTTCTCTTACGCGCCGGCGTCTATGGTTATGACATCTGCTTCGCCGGGTGGATGGAGAGACAACTCGTTGCCTACTGCAATGATCTAGTCGAGACGGCTTTCAACTCGGGCAACGGGATCGAGATGATCGTGGATGTACCTTTGGCCCACTTCCCGAGCGATGAGGAAACTTCTTCGGACGTCGAAGGCGTCGGCGAGGACGGGGATTTCGGCGGCATCCCGGCGTCGACGGACGCGGTGAAGGAGCTGGCGGTGGTGAAGTACGAGCGTGGAGGAGATGTCAGAGAGGAGAGTTGCATCATCTGCTTCGAGGAGTTCGACGAGGGCGTGGAGGTGACGCGGATGCCATGCAAGCACGCCTTCCATGGCGGCTGTCTCACTCGATGGTTGGAGAGCAGCCATGTGTGTCCTCTCTGCAGACACGCCATACCTGCTTCTGCTGATCCCTGA